In one Synergistaceae bacterium genomic region, the following are encoded:
- a CDS encoding acyl carrier protein — protein MELNDFIAKFSAQFYDTDPAAFKPDTVFKELEEWSSLSVITVIAMVDSEYGIIIDGNVINKAETIQDLFNEVASRKK, from the coding sequence ATGGAACTAAATGACTTTATCGCAAAATTTTCAGCGCAATTTTATGACACTGACCCGGCAGCTTTCAAACCGGACACAGTTTTTAAAGAGTTAGAAGAATGGAGCTCACTAAGTGTAATAACTGTTATTGCAATGGTAGACTCTGAATACGGAATTATAATCGACGGCAATGTGATTAATAAGGCCGAGACTATACAAGATTTATTCAACGAAGTAGCCTCACGCAAAAAATAA
- a CDS encoding ketoacyl-ACP synthase III yields the protein MNAYINAIDYYLPEKVLTNQDLAALFPEWNAEKIFAKIGIEQRHISGCNESASDMAVKAAEKLFANNAAIKREEIDFVLFCTQSPDYKLPSSACIIQDKLKLSKNAGALDFNMGCSGFIYGLALAKGLIISGAARNILLLTGETYTKYISPDDKSNRAIFGDGASAALISERESGALIGDFVLGTDGSRANDLILRPGEYLYMNGANIFSFALEIVPVVVRDVLAKNNIDSEEIDLYVFHQANKFLLDSLRRKMNIPEQKFFMNLQFSANTVSATIAIALKDALTQGRINKDSCVLLAGFGVGLSWGANVLFY from the coding sequence ATGAACGCCTACATTAACGCAATAGATTATTATTTGCCGGAAAAAGTTTTAACCAATCAGGATTTAGCCGCACTCTTTCCCGAATGGAACGCAGAAAAAATTTTTGCGAAAATCGGCATTGAACAACGTCATATTTCAGGCTGTAACGAGTCCGCGTCCGACATGGCAGTAAAGGCCGCAGAAAAATTGTTTGCCAACAATGCTGCAATTAAACGCGAAGAAATTGATTTTGTCCTGTTCTGCACACAAAGCCCTGATTATAAATTACCTTCGTCAGCGTGCATTATTCAAGATAAATTAAAGCTCTCAAAAAATGCCGGTGCGTTAGATTTTAATATGGGGTGTTCAGGTTTTATATACGGTCTCGCGCTCGCAAAAGGTCTGATTATTTCAGGTGCTGCAAGAAATATTTTATTGCTAACCGGAGAGACTTACACGAAATATATTAGTCCTGACGATAAATCAAATCGGGCAATTTTTGGCGATGGAGCTTCGGCAGCTTTGATTTCAGAACGTGAGTCAGGCGCGTTAATTGGTGATTTCGTACTCGGCACTGACGGCAGCAGAGCAAATGATTTGATTCTCAGGCCGGGCGAATATTTATATATGAACGGAGCAAATATTTTCTCGTTTGCGCTTGAAATTGTGCCGGTTGTGGTTCGTGATGTCCTCGCAAAAAATAATATTGACTCTGAAGAAATAGATTTATACGTTTTCCATCAGGCTAATAAATTTTTGCTGGACTCATTGCGCAGAAAAATGAATATCCCGGAACAAAAATTTTTTATGAACCTGCAATTTTCCGCCAACACTGTATCAGCTACTATAGCAATCGCACTCAAAGACGCACTCACACAAGGCAGAATCAATAAAGACTCTTGCGTCCTTCTTGCGGGGTTTGGTGTGGGCTTGAGCTGGGGCGCAAATGTTTTATTTTATTGA
- a CDS encoding aldo/keto reductase, translated as MEYFTLSDNTKIPVIGFGPGSMGYVPNKRPEKKKNIFLRAYNKFIGRRLNNRLVRKNYVNAVTSAITNGFRLIDFSAAYGDGRLISEAIKFSGVKREDLILTTRVSNGAQFNDRVEEEFFSQLKNFNTDYVDILMFHWPVTDLYTKTWLKMLKLRDKGYCKILGVANCHAHHLNELEKISGVLPLIDQFEVSPLFTQKELINFCQSKNIQVESYTPLARFDDRLMRLPVLKKIADKYSRTVTQIILRWHVQNGLIPVVRTLSSTHQQEDLNIFGFELTREELAAIDAININARVRYDPDNCDFRIL; from the coding sequence ATGGAATATTTCACGCTTTCAGATAATACAAAAATTCCCGTAATAGGCTTCGGCCCGGGCAGTATGGGTTATGTTCCTAACAAGAGGCCCGAAAAGAAAAAAAATATATTTCTGCGCGCGTATAATAAATTTATCGGACGAAGGTTAAATAATAGACTCGTGCGAAAAAATTATGTCAATGCCGTAACAAGTGCTATCACAAACGGTTTCAGATTAATTGATTTCTCTGCGGCCTATGGTGATGGAAGATTAATTTCCGAAGCTATTAAATTTTCCGGAGTAAAGCGCGAGGATCTAATTTTAACAACGAGAGTCAGCAACGGTGCGCAATTTAATGATAGAGTCGAAGAAGAGTTTTTCTCGCAATTAAAGAATTTCAACACCGATTATGTAGATATTTTAATGTTTCACTGGCCTGTTACTGATTTATACACAAAAACGTGGCTCAAAATGTTAAAATTGCGTGATAAAGGCTATTGCAAAATTTTGGGTGTCGCGAATTGTCATGCACATCACCTGAACGAGCTCGAAAAAATTTCCGGTGTCTTGCCGTTAATAGATCAATTTGAAGTCTCGCCGTTATTTACTCAGAAGGAATTAATAAATTTCTGTCAGAGCAAAAATATTCAGGTTGAGTCATATACTCCGTTGGCAAGATTTGACGATAGATTAATGCGTCTGCCTGTGCTCAAGAAAATAGCTGATAAATACTCGCGGACAGTAACTCAAATTATATTGCGCTGGCATGTTCAAAACGGTCTAATCCCTGTTGTTAGGACTCTTAGCTCAACTCATCAGCAGGAAGATTTAAATATTTTCGGGTTTGAGTTGACTCGCGAAGAACTTGCAGCAATCGACGCGATAAATATTAATGCCCGTGTTCGTTATGATCCGGATAATTGCGATTTTAGAATTTTATAG